The Apium graveolens cultivar Ventura chromosome 3, ASM990537v1, whole genome shotgun sequence sequence GCCTCCGTCACCTCAGTTCTTTATTAAGAGTGAATGAGATACATTTGATACGTGCTACTTTGTCTGGACAGCTTGATCCTTCTATTTTGGTGTTGCCACCTGGTAAGCCTTGTACCATTTTTTAGCAAGTCCCCTGGTCCTTGATTGATTTGATAGGAATTTACTTTAATGCAAGTTAAATTTCTGGGGTGTATATATGATTATTGTATCGTATCTAATTTAGATATCTTTTGGCAGTGGTTATTACGTCTTCATGCTCCACAGATGAGACGGTAGTAGCAGATTCTGATGAAGAAATAGAAACAGCcacatcaattcctaattctGTTGCTTTAGACACAATCAAAATTGGGGAAAGTGAAAGCAAAAGGAAGGCAAATGGCTTCGTTGCAACGTCTGATGATCAAGGGGCTGAAGGACACATATATGATACTAACATAGAAGAATCTTTTCATAATGAAAGCATAGGGAATATGATAACAAATCGTGGTAATAAAAGAGTAGAAACATCAGTGCAAATAGCATCTTCAGAGGATAGATACTGTAGCAAAATAGCTAGAGGAATGAAGGATGAAGATTCTGATACCAAAAATTCAGATATTATATACAGCCAAGATTTAGTTATCAGAGACCTTAATTTACCAGCGAAAGCCCGTTCTTCACGGAACACTGCAGTCATAAACTTTAAACGTTTCAGGAAGGTGAATGAAGTTTACTTTATGTCTTCCTATCAATTCCATACGAAACTAGATGAGTTTTGATTTGTTCCAACAAACTTTCAGAATAGATTGTCTTCTTTTCTAATCATTAAAAGTTAGTTAGTGCTGCACGAAATCTCCTCCTCTGCTACATATTTAAATACAGTCTCTTAGGCTGACATGGTAATACTACTTAAGGTGGTCAGGTAGTTATCCTATGTGCATTAGAATAGTCACCGGAAAGAGTAATTGAGGGAATTATTTCTCTTCTAGGATAAATAGGAAGGTCATGACTAATTTTAGACTTTGTTTTGCAATATGCTGTTCTTTTGTGGATGTTGGACTCGCATAGATAAATCTTTGAGTCTTATTGATGCAGCCACAAGTCTTTAACtcgtatatatataatatatctttaATCTTCCTTTTAACTCTAAAATGGATACACAGGTGGAGATGCAATCAGGGAATAGCTTTGAAAATCTGATTCCATTTGCAAAAAATCCATACAAGTACATGCCTCGTCCCTTGCTATTACATTTTAACTGATACTTGTATAGCAACTTGCGATCACATTTAACTTTCTTTCTTGACAACAGAGACTCTGACTATGGGAATGAGGAAGTAGCTGAATCTGTGAAAGAAAAGAAACGGAGGAAACAAATGGAGGCTGTTGCAGATGACTTATTTAACAACGAGAAGGTTTTTTCCCTTAAAAATAAAGTGGATTAAcatcaattaaaatttaaatgagaatTGTAATGAAGAGTTTTTGTTGTTTTTCGTTATTCCAGGGAAAGAAATGTGGTACAGCTGGTTCTCTTCATGGTCTTTTTACTCGTAGATAAAATGAAGGTATGCTGATTGCTTAATGAAGAAATTAGTTGCATGCATTTGTTTTTATGCAGCCGCCAGCCGGTCCCTGCATGAGATGGTTGGCAAACCATCTGTATGCGGAAATTATCCGGGGATAGGTGAAgttcaaaataaaaatgaaagTAAAGCGCGGATAGAGTGACGTGATTCACATCAATATCAGTGTTAAACCTATCCGCGAAATTTTTTATGGTTACGCCCATTGATTGCCAAGGACACGGACCCTTATATGCATGTTATAATTTTATATCACATAACTGGGATTCTTTGAGATATTTTGAATATGTTACCACTATGTGTTACACTTTTCTATAAAATATTTCATTAAATGAAAATAATCACTGATATGGAAATGATGATAATGTTTGAATGTTTCTACGTTTTGACTGCTAATTTTTTAATGGCTTTTGCAGGTACCAATTGATTCTGCTATTCCTTTCCGTCTCACCTGATTTTGTGAAGCTTTCCTCTAGCCTACGGAGGCTGCTGTACATAACCGAGAATCGCTTCTGGGCTGCATTAACAGCCAATTTTTAACCTTGGGCTGCACCTGTATACATGTACATCAGATATGGCAACACAATGTGAAATGAGTTGCCTTTTATCACTTTTATGTATCTTGTTTTGGTTTAGTGTTAATGCTTTACCATGGTGGGTACTTTATATTAATTGTTTTAATCATATCCGTCCCGTATTTAGACGGAGTAAAGTTTGATCCCCCGTCACTGCTCCCATTTCCTATTTAAGCAGGGCAGGGAGGCTCCATTCGGGTTGGGGTGGGGCCAGTTCCCCACTTTTCCAGCCCCATTAAGAAGTCGTCTTAATGATTGAAGAGAAAATGGGGTATATGTACTATGTAGCTCTGTTTGGAATTAGTTTTTTGGATAGAAATTAGCTTTTTGAACCAAATTTAGAGGTTTAATCAAATGAAACATCTAATATTAGTGTTGGGTAATTAGTTTTTTGGAATAGTGGTTTCGTTCTTAAAAGCTAATTTTGAAAGCTTTTTCATGTGGATGATTGTCTATGTATAAAAAAACTAATTAAATATCTATttatcaaataataatattcacaACAGTTAAATTTAACCCTTTAGTCAAAATAGCTAATTCAATTTGCTAACAATTAATTGTCAAACATGATCACCTTTGAAGGAATACTTTCTTGTAGTGGATCAAAATTAGAATGAGCTCAGGATTTAAACAGGATTGAAATTTGTACGAGCAATAAAAAATCGAACAAGGTCTGAAAAATTCCTCCTACAAAACCCTTCAGCTactgagtttttctttccaatcTATTTATTTTTTGTAAAATGTATGAAGAATATAGGGGGGCTGATTGAGATTGAGCTTCGGCTTCTGAGAGATCAAACGGAGCTCGATTCGTTTCTCCTGGCCCAAGAGTCAACTTTCCCGTATGAGCATCCGGTATCTGGAACCTGTGTTTGATAGAAATTGACTGGATCTGTAAGAAGAATATTTAGACTTCTTTAGCAACATAAGATTTGAAATACAGGACAGTCTTCGATGCATATGCGAGACGCCACATTCCGACTAGTTGCCCACCTGTTGACAACATTAGCTGCCAGGTCAATGTTATTCTGGACGGTTCCGCCAAGTAATTTATATTTATCAAATCCCGAATCTAAACTCATATAACAAGTTCATAGATCCATGGGCATGCACATGACGAGTAACAAGAAGCGCCGGGAATGCCAGCTTCTGTATGCCTACAACTCATAATTTATACTATCAATAATGGCCGAACCACGTACTGCAATTACAGTTGAGTTGACCTTTCTATATTTCATTTATTTGTTGTTTATTCCAGATCTACTTCTTTTCTTTAAATTGATGTATTCTACCAACATTAGCTTCTGAAGGAATACAGTAAGTTGATAGTGTTTTTAGTGATACTCCACTGAGAAGTATGAGGACTTCTACTTGCAATACATTCTTTTTTCTTCTGTTAGCTCTTTTGGTTTTTGCATTAGCTCAAGGGGATAGTACAGAGTACTCGCCTCAATCTAGAGTTTGCTCCGACTATTCTACCAAATGTGTTGGAAAACAGATATACTGCCCAAAGCAATGCCCAACTTTCAAGGCCTCGACTCAGAAAGGCAAAGGCTGCTTCATCGACTGCAATTCCAGAAACTGTGAAGCTATCTGCAAAAGTATGCACCACTAGTCCTGTTACTGTCTGTGGAAATATACATGCCTAGTTTAAATCTAAAGTTTCTTTTTTCTCTTCTGCAGCTCGTAAGCCTAATTGCAATGGAATTGGTTCAGCCTGTTATGATCCAAGATTTGTTGGTGGAGATGGAGTCATGTTTTACTTCCATGGCAAGACAAATGAGCATTTCAGCTTGGTTTCCGACACTAACTTTCACATAAATGCACGGTTCATTGGACGACGACCTCAGGGAAGATCACGCGACAATACATGGATTCAAGCACTAAGTCTCATGTTTGGTTCACACACCTTCACATTATCAGCAAACAGAGTTGCAAAATGGGACGGCGGAGTTGATCAGTTCCTCTTCACGTACGATGAGCTACCTATTCACATCTCATCAGGCTACATAACCACCTGGACTGCCCCTGACAGCAACCTAACCGTTGAAAGAACGACATTGTACAACAGCATTTCCCTGACACTGCCAGGAGTTGTTGAGATGTCCGTAAATGTTGTGCCAGTAACAAAAGAAGACGACCGTCTACATAATTATCAAATACCTGCAGACGACTGTTTTGCACATCTGGAGGTGCAGTTCAAGTTCTTTTCACTGACAGATAAAGTGGAAGGAGTGTTGGGACAAACTTATCGTTCTGAGTTCAAGAGTCCGGTTAAAAGGGGCGTGCCAATGCCAGTCATGGGCGGGGAAGATAGATTTATGACATCTTCTCTTGTCGCTGCAGATTGTAAGAAGTGCATTTTTGTAGGTAATGAAATTAATATTGCAGCTAAGGCTATGTTGTTGGATGGAGATATGACGGTGGATTGCACGAGCAGAAGTACTAGCCATAGCCATGGATTTGCTTGTCGCCGATAGAAGTAACTTGAGTTCTTGCAGCGAAGTCATAAACTTTGTTGTGATTGTTTTTGTTGTATAACGGTTAAAATGTCGACGTGACCAACTCTTCCAAATCATGTTGTTACGAGAGAAAATATGTTAGTTCTACTGGCGCGCTAATAAAGGAGACATACCAACTTAGTAAGGGCTCGTTTGCTTGGTTATGGGGCATGATTTTCGTTCATTCCAACCCCATGCCTCATGTTTGGTTCataatttttcactttaaaaaactagcttttaaaaatgaattcttttagatcagcaatattcattgattaagataatattgtacaaatattttaaattatttaaataaaagttatatctatactatattgtagcatttgattcaatgcattttatattatttaaggaaaaaaacatatattgttcaataatttgaaggaattaaccagttcaactgatatttataaaactttatcgaactgaaattttttaattttaggagaatagtataaaatgttatcaaattattatatgaagaaatatcagagtcgtaatgaaagaaacttaaaaacggtttaaataacgacataattacaatttttctttcgaattcttgaaaaaaaatcatgaatatcaatattaagtcttaaaaatatataattcatttttatgttacaactatgattgatacccggttgcgtaaaaaatagatatggattgtttgtcagtgataatgtgaatatcatatataaattatagcaatttaattattacataattttaatttttgaataattataaatgcatgttagttaagtaatcaattatatcactagatgttaataatgattatacatgtacataaatcagatatttagcatataaataattgaaaccgtcataatttactaagagatataaaacatacaataatttacatgctaacacacacatacatataacttaatcttactttcttaacagtagtgtaaataaaaaaactaacatttttccatacatacatgatacatacatacgttgaatttcaaaaactaatatttttcattaaaatcaactttaatattaacaataatataaattttacattattgtatattatgattgcaagacATTCTGACTTCAATTATgcatttttttatctttttaaattgagtatgtcaattgtaagttagtagtgaactaagtaataatatagagcagtacatatagtttatttaaataaaattcaagattttggtcaactctgtattcaacatgtatgttaatttttaactttatatttgtaaacatactaacgacattctacagattaagtttaatcgttttgTTTTAAACGTACAGttactaccctgtttatattcatttattaaatataaaataactggtaagaaaaatataatataataatagttgacgggatattcactcctaaaagtgaGGAAACATTCAAAACTTTTAATGTTATAGAGGGGACATGAAActtgttggagagaaattttatctccatttcttcaaaatttgactcaagagcCTATATAAGGATATCGTTGGAATTACTCTAAAAACATTATAATTGTATGGTGtataaaaaaactctagaaaatgaccTGTGCCTCGCatgggttattatgctagttcaCATATAGATGTTaataccactacaccatattgtgACATGTGTTATTAATAATACACATAGTATGTGAGTGTTGTAAATAGTAAGACATTTTATTTTTCACTCCAAACATATTTATtagattatttgtataattaattaaaaaaaattgaatgtATCTATCTATCCATCCATCTTTATCTATACAATACACAAACATGGTTATAAAATTAGTGAGATAttttatttatgattttaaatgactaacctatattttatatttattaaaacaaaatttGTTTGTGGTAATCGAACTCGAGTCTACTGATTCACGTATACATTTTAATACCACCGGAGGGGTAATATCGGATCTATGTGTTAATATGTACAAATATGCAAATTTCAAGGGCCAATCTATATTTTATGGTCGACCTTCAAGTCGACCATAAGTATCCTCTATCTTTGTTATATGTCTATTGCAAAATAGTTGACAAAGTAATCAAGTAAAAAACCTTCAAATATTATTATCTCCAACACAAGATCATCAATGCCACAAGGCATATATTTCATAAATTCAATTGTAGAGAATGAGGGTCTACGGCTTAACATAACATAACAATGGTTATAAAATATAGCTCTTTTACGAAAAAGAAAAATGAATTGACAcataaaatattttttagttAGTAATATAATACTTTTTAATTTCATCGTTATATTTACATTTACGAAAAAAATGtaagaaataattttaaaatctaAATCAAGTATACACTTATACttaaaaactaaataaaaattataatttgagTTTATTTTACATTGATACAATATATATTACTTGCGCATATAAGAGATGATAATTAACATATAATGAATATGTATACACTTATACTGaagatttttttttataaaatgagATTGTTCAATATTGATACGATATATTTGGTAATTAATCTTTAAATTAAAATTACCGATACAATACACATGAAAATTATACcgattaaataattaaaaaacaataatatatgtatatacacgCGTACATATGACATTATCTTTTCTAATTATAAAAGATTCAGTGTTAATTATGTATTCAAATTTATTGATCGATTTGTAGTGATAAAATACTAGATGTAGACACACAAACAgattatcaaaaactcacttgatttgtattaaattaaatttgtcttcctacaaatctgtgttcttaaaaataaGAACCCAGCTTCTTCTCTAGAGAATTAtaagattttctagatctattttgttaTCACTAAGCAAAGGACCCGTGTCatgctttatagatcaacatgcacggtTTCCATAACTTGTacttgttggatttttaaacgcagcggggcatggcaaaacacttttacacatacaaaatccaaataaaagcatataaatcgtgaataaaaatttgagggatcgattctaacctttaaaataattcggagacaacgatcagagatccttagcagttgctcctcaagtgtgaagcactccaccggtatccaccaagaaaacgatgttaaggaggaggaaggaggtggagagaattggatTTTTCAAACTTTTagggttttcgggttcgatggggttagaataaaatagggtctataatagtgtatttataggcaaaattttcagctgaaattttcccataaatattattattattatcccatttattattcttattaataattaaaacaccttttaattattaatcctttttctaaacactttagaaataattctctctcttgatttaatttccaaaaattaaatcctttaattaataatattaagaacttttcttaattaatttataatcaattaaatctcatttaatcaattattaaatttgccaattaattatttatttcacaaataaataattattagccattattaattaattcctccaccattaaatgattctcttttttatggtgtgaccctgtaagttcaatattaagccggtagtagaaataaataataataaaactattttatcattatttatataaattctctaatttattaaatatgattaattaatcaatcacatttattctacatcgtgagggatacttctcaacatatcgcgactatccggataatatgaattcactgcttagaataccaagaacctattcagtgaatagttaccgtacaataaactccttctaccctacaatgtcccgattaaatacaaggcatggatctcgtgtcaagcctatctaatttaatcacttgcttaccatttactatgcatagttctatgcaaattagaaactcctttctaatttcatttactctggccagagattcctgaactagcataagtggatcagccttgaacattcgcttccttcactagaaggggtagatcctttattgatcatacactatcttcgtgtacaaattcctatacccagaagagccctaataattgtccctggagactaagaactaaactaaagcatagttcagtgtacacaagatgactatgataacctcaagtctaaggatac is a genomic window containing:
- the LOC141710846 gene encoding uncharacterized protein LOC141710846 — encoded protein: MRTSTCNTFFFLLLALLVFALAQGDSTEYSPQSRVCSDYSTKCVGKQIYCPKQCPTFKASTQKGKGCFIDCNSRNCEAICKTRKPNCNGIGSACYDPRFVGGDGVMFYFHGKTNEHFSLVSDTNFHINARFIGRRPQGRSRDNTWIQALSLMFGSHTFTLSANRVAKWDGGVDQFLFTYDELPIHISSGYITTWTAPDSNLTVERTTLYNSISLTLPGVVEMSVNVVPVTKEDDRLHNYQIPADDCFAHLEVQFKFFSLTDKVEGVLGQTYRSEFKSPVKRGVPMPVMGGEDRFMTSSLVAADCKKCIFVGNEINIAAKAMLLDGDMTVDCTSRSTSHSHGFACRR